A stretch of Desulfurivibrio alkaliphilus AHT 2 DNA encodes these proteins:
- the ruvB gene encoding Holliday junction branch migration DNA helicase RuvB has product MNQEERVVSPDAVTGDLCEVALRPKLLNQYIGQEQVKENLEIAIAAAKGRGEALDHTLFHGFPGLGKTTLAYVIANEMGAGIRVTSGPVIERAGDLAAILTSLQEGDVLFIDEIHRLNHVVEEILYPAMEDFELDLVIGQGPGARSVKMSLPRFTLVGATTRTGLLTPPLRDRFGLSLRLDFYAPEELVAIVKRSAELLGVPIDQAGALEIGRRSRGTPRIANRLLRRLRDFAEVKGRGKITAEIADAALSMLGVDLLGFDEMDRRILLALIDRFQGGPIGLETLATMVCEEKNTLEDVYEPFLIQAGFLVRTPRGRMATRAAYEHFGRNFRPAAAVPAANPELFTDAPSLAVRKAAQKHKEE; this is encoded by the coding sequence ATGAATCAGGAAGAGCGAGTTGTCAGCCCCGATGCGGTTACCGGGGATCTTTGCGAGGTGGCCCTGCGGCCCAAGCTGCTGAACCAGTATATTGGCCAGGAGCAGGTCAAGGAGAACCTGGAGATCGCCATTGCCGCCGCCAAAGGCCGGGGGGAGGCCCTGGATCATACCCTTTTTCACGGTTTTCCCGGCCTGGGCAAGACCACCTTGGCCTACGTGATCGCCAATGAGATGGGAGCCGGCATCCGGGTTACTTCCGGGCCGGTCATTGAGCGGGCCGGTGATCTGGCCGCCATTCTCACCAGTCTCCAGGAAGGGGATGTGCTGTTCATCGATGAAATTCACCGCCTTAACCATGTGGTGGAAGAGATCCTGTACCCGGCCATGGAGGATTTTGAACTGGACCTGGTGATCGGCCAGGGGCCGGGGGCGCGCAGCGTGAAGATGTCTTTGCCCCGCTTCACCCTGGTGGGGGCCACCACCCGTACCGGCCTGCTGACCCCGCCGCTGCGGGATCGCTTCGGTCTTTCCCTGCGCCTGGACTTTTATGCCCCGGAAGAACTGGTGGCCATCGTCAAGCGGTCGGCGGAGTTGCTGGGAGTACCCATTGACCAGGCCGGCGCCTTGGAGATCGGTCGCCGCTCCCGGGGCACCCCCCGGATCGCCAACCGGCTGCTGCGCCGCCTGCGGGATTTTGCCGAGGTCAAGGGTCGGGGCAAGATCACCGCCGAGATCGCCGATGCCGCCCTCAGCATGCTGGGGGTGGACCTGCTGGGTTTTGATGAAATGGACCGCCGGATTCTGCTGGCCCTGATCGACCGCTTCCAGGGGGGGCCCATTGGGCTGGAAACCCTGGCCACCATGGTCTGCGAAGAAAAAAACACCCTGGAAGATGTCTATGAACCCTTTCTGATCCAGGCCGGCTTTCTGGTCCGCACTCCCCGGGGCCGGATGGCTACCCGGGCCGCCTATGAACATTTCGGTCGCAATTTTCGCCCGGCTGCCGCGGTACCGGCCGCAAACCCCGAACTGTTTACCGATGCGCCGTCGCTGGCGGTCCGCAAGGCGGCCCAAAAACACAAGGAAGAATAG
- the ruvC gene encoding crossover junction endodeoxyribonuclease RuvC: MSGGERILGVDPGSRITGYGIIEQDGPRLRFITCGVLRVARYGSLAARILRIHQGLGEVISLHRPHRMAVEEVFVAGNPKAALKLGHARGVILLAAMQHNLPLAEFTPLVVKQAVAGYGRASKEQVQRMVRSLLNLSASPSEDAADALAVAICGANHRSDWLTFTAG; the protein is encoded by the coding sequence CTGAGCGGAGGCGAACGAATTTTAGGGGTGGACCCCGGTTCGCGAATCACCGGCTACGGAATTATCGAGCAGGATGGTCCCAGGTTGCGTTTCATCACTTGCGGGGTGCTGCGGGTGGCGCGCTACGGTTCCCTGGCGGCCAGGATCCTCCGGATACACCAGGGTCTGGGTGAGGTGATCAGCCTGCATCGGCCCCACAGAATGGCGGTGGAGGAGGTGTTTGTAGCCGGCAACCCCAAAGCGGCTTTGAAACTTGGCCATGCCCGGGGAGTGATTCTGCTGGCCGCCATGCAGCATAACCTGCCGCTGGCGGAGTTTACCCCCCTGGTGGTCAAACAGGCGGTGGCCGGTTACGGGCGGGCCAGCAAGGAACAGGTGCAGCGGATGGTGCGATCCCTGCTGAACCTGTCGGCCAGCCCATCGGAAGATGCCGCCGATGCCCTGGCCGTGGCGATCTGCGGTGCCAACCATCGCAGCGACTGGTTAACCTTTACGGCCGGTTAA
- a CDS encoding OmpA family protein, with product MARKRTKKGPPPTPGAPLWMATFADIAILLLCFLVLILSFSTLDEPSFLKVTGSIKRAFGVQAITPAHEIPKAERIIATVFETVPFEVREPIQQLFRELEDAGLVTVEEDEAGEVTVRIRDSVAFAFGRADLKEDFKALLDQLGEILVTSQATMVVEGHTDNVPMRPGAPFSSNWALSAARSVAVVEYLLEHYEIPRDRLAAEAYADSRPVAPNDTAEGRAANRRVEFRIRPGEDLRVFEGFEDFIDLDRQ from the coding sequence ATGGCTAGGAAGCGAACCAAAAAAGGACCGCCGCCGACGCCGGGGGCGCCCCTGTGGATGGCGACCTTTGCCGATATCGCCATTCTGCTGCTCTGCTTTCTGGTGTTGATTCTCTCTTTTTCCACCCTGGATGAGCCGAGTTTCCTCAAGGTAACCGGTTCCATCAAGCGGGCCTTCGGGGTGCAGGCGATTACCCCGGCCCACGAGATTCCAAAGGCAGAAAGAATTATTGCCACGGTGTTTGAAACCGTCCCTTTTGAAGTGCGGGAGCCGATCCAGCAGCTTTTTCGGGAACTGGAAGATGCCGGCCTGGTCACCGTTGAAGAAGATGAGGCCGGAGAGGTGACGGTGCGGATCAGAGATTCGGTGGCTTTTGCCTTCGGCCGGGCGGATTTGAAGGAAGATTTCAAGGCTCTGCTGGACCAACTGGGCGAGATCCTGGTGACCAGCCAGGCCACCATGGTGGTGGAGGGCCATACTGATAACGTGCCCATGCGGCCGGGGGCGCCTTTTTCCTCCAACTGGGCCCTGTCGGCGGCGCGTTCGGTGGCGGTGGTGGAATACCTGCTGGAACACTATGAAATCCCCCGGGATCGCTTGGCCGCCGAAGCCTACGCCGACAGCCGGCCGGTGGCACCCAACGATACCGCCGAAGGGCGGGCGGCTAACCGGCGGGTGGAATTTCGGATCAGGCCGGGGGAGGATTTGCGGGTGTTTGAGGGCTTCGAGGACTTTATCGACCTGGACCGGCAGTGA
- the panB gene encoding 3-methyl-2-oxobutanoate hydroxymethyltransferase → MSRAVKTVCDLAAKKAAGEKITMLTAHDAAFGALVDRAGVDLVLVGDSLAMVALGHDSTVPVTMDEMIHHAKAVRRGVREALLVGDMPFLSYQAGERDAIVNAGRFLKEAGCAAVKLEGGAEVAAIAAAVVRAGIPVVGHIGLTPQTAGQLGGFKVQGRDAASAAKLEHDARTLAAAGVSALVLECVPALLAGRITAELAIPTIGIGAGPHCDGQVLVTHDLLGLFRDFTPKFAKQYARLADQADQALAAFKREVTAGEFPAAEHSFGPLVEEKGGLADK, encoded by the coding sequence ATGAGCCGAGCCGTGAAGACCGTTTGTGACCTGGCGGCGAAAAAGGCCGCCGGCGAGAAAATTACCATGCTTACCGCCCATGACGCCGCCTTTGGGGCTCTGGTGGACCGGGCCGGCGTTGATCTGGTGCTGGTGGGAGACTCCCTGGCCATGGTGGCCCTGGGGCATGATTCCACCGTGCCGGTGACCATGGATGAGATGATTCATCATGCCAAAGCGGTGCGCCGGGGGGTCAGGGAGGCTCTGCTGGTGGGTGATATGCCGTTTCTTTCTTATCAGGCCGGAGAGCGGGACGCCATCGTCAACGCCGGCCGCTTTCTCAAGGAAGCCGGTTGCGCGGCAGTGAAGCTGGAAGGCGGGGCCGAAGTGGCGGCGATTGCCGCCGCCGTGGTCCGGGCCGGCATCCCGGTGGTGGGGCACATTGGTTTGACGCCTCAAACCGCCGGCCAACTTGGGGGCTTTAAGGTACAGGGCAGGGATGCCGCCTCGGCGGCCAAGCTGGAGCATGATGCCCGGACCCTGGCGGCCGCCGGAGTCTCGGCCCTGGTGCTGGAGTGTGTGCCGGCTCTGCTGGCCGGGCGGATCACCGCCGAGCTGGCAATTCCCACCATCGGTATCGGCGCCGGACCCCATTGTGATGGCCAGGTGCTGGTTACCCATGATCTGCTGGGTCTTTTCCGGGACTTTACCCCCAAGTTTGCCAAGCAATACGCCCGGCTGGCCGACCAGGCGGATCAGGCCCTGGCCGCTTTTAAGCGGGAGGTGACGGCCGGCGAATTTCCCGCCGCCGAGCATTCTTTCGGGCCCCTGGTTGAAGAAAAAGGCGGCCTGGCCGATAAGTAG
- a CDS encoding motility protein A → MDLATLIGVILGSVLLMGAILLGDAPGIFFNPPSVLIVFGGTLATAMIRFSMADVINSARIAMNAFTMRVNNPQEVIAEIVNLAHVARKNGLIVLEQQPITDPFLKKAIMYCVDGHEAEFIEEVLQKEVELTQARHLVGNQVFNGMGTSAPAFGMIGTLVGLVQMLSVMDDPAAIGPGMAVALLTTLYGAVLANFLFIPIADKLALRSQEEEQNRQLIIEGVLGILKGLNPRVMEEFLETFLPPKDRKNSMANR, encoded by the coding sequence ATGGATTTAGCAACCTTAATAGGGGTGATCCTGGGCTCCGTGCTGCTGATGGGAGCCATTTTGTTGGGTGATGCCCCCGGGATTTTTTTCAACCCCCCGTCGGTACTCATCGTTTTCGGTGGCACCTTGGCGACGGCCATGATCCGCTTCAGCATGGCCGATGTGATCAACTCCGCCAGGATCGCCATGAATGCTTTCACCATGCGGGTCAACAACCCCCAAGAGGTGATTGCCGAGATCGTCAACCTGGCCCATGTGGCCCGCAAAAACGGCCTGATCGTGCTGGAGCAGCAGCCGATTACCGATCCGTTTTTGAAAAAGGCGATCATGTACTGCGTGGATGGGCATGAGGCGGAGTTCATCGAAGAGGTGCTGCAAAAGGAGGTGGAACTCACCCAGGCTCGTCACCTGGTGGGCAACCAGGTTTTCAACGGCATGGGAACTTCGGCCCCGGCCTTTGGGATGATCGGCACCCTGGTGGGGCTGGTGCAGATGCTGTCGGTCATGGATGATCCGGCGGCCATCGGGCCCGGTATGGCGGTGGCCCTGTTGACCACCCTTTATGGGGCGGTGCTGGCCAACTTCCTCTTTATTCCCATCGCCGACAAGCTGGCCCTGCGCAGCCAGGAAGAGGAGCAAAACCGGCAGTTGATCATTGAAGGGGTGCTGGGGATCCTCAAAGGGCTTAATCCCCGGGTGATGGAAGAATTTCTGGAAACCTTTCTGCCGCCCAAGGATCGTAAAAACAGCATGGCCAACCGGTAA
- the ruvA gene encoding Holliday junction branch migration protein RuvA — MIASLQGKLAHKGPDSLVLQVGGVGYEVFLPASRHDRLPAVGEELFLYIQTVVREDSFNLYGFPDSREKRMFQLLLGVSGVGPRLAMNILAAAEPAALSRAIIAGDIVFLKKLPGVGKKTAERLCLELGDKMEFFPTATTDAGTVVGPGAALSPSSAAAADFNEPSFQDAYSALLNLGYPASQARAALEGLRSAADVSLELPVEELLRQALRSLA, encoded by the coding sequence GTGATTGCTTCTTTGCAGGGAAAACTGGCCCATAAAGGGCCGGACAGTCTGGTGCTCCAGGTGGGCGGCGTAGGGTATGAGGTTTTTCTGCCCGCCTCCCGCCATGATCGCCTGCCGGCCGTCGGCGAAGAGCTTTTTTTGTATATTCAGACCGTGGTCCGGGAGGACTCCTTCAATCTTTACGGCTTTCCCGATAGTCGCGAGAAGAGAATGTTTCAGCTGCTGTTGGGGGTTTCCGGGGTGGGGCCGCGGTTGGCCATGAATATTCTCGCCGCCGCCGAGCCCGCTGCCCTGAGCCGGGCGATCATCGCCGGCGATATTGTTTTTCTGAAAAAATTGCCCGGGGTGGGGAAAAAAACCGCCGAACGACTGTGCCTGGAATTGGGCGACAAAATGGAATTCTTTCCCACGGCCACCACCGATGCTGGTACCGTCGTCGGGCCGGGTGCCGCGCTTTCTCCCTCCTCGGCGGCCGCCGCCGACTTCAATGAACCTTCCTTTCAGGACGCCTATTCCGCCCTTCTTAACCTCGGCTACCCGGCTTCCCAGGCCCGGGCGGCGCTGGAGGGTCTGCGGTCGGCTGCCGATGTCTCCCTTGAACTGCCGGTGGAAGAGTTGTTGCGGCAAGCCTTGAGGTCCTTGGCATGA
- a CDS encoding YebC/PmpR family DNA-binding transcriptional regulator, translating to MAGHSKWANIKHRKGAMDAKRGKIFTRLIKEIMVAARLGGGDIDGNPRLRTAVAAAKAENMPKDNIERAIKKGTGELEGVAYEEITYEGYGPGGVAVMVECMTDNRVRTVADVRFMFSKAGGNLGESNCVSWMFDRKGQILVEREATSEDELMEAALEAGAEDVVVEESTFQVLTEPDDFAAVSEALQAKGIAFLEASIAMIPKNTVEVGDEQTARQLMKLLDSLEDNDDVQHVHANFDIPDAVMEAIS from the coding sequence ATGGCAGGACATTCCAAATGGGCCAACATCAAGCACCGCAAGGGGGCGATGGACGCCAAGCGGGGCAAGATCTTCACCCGGCTGATCAAGGAAATCATGGTGGCCGCCCGGCTGGGCGGCGGCGACATCGACGGCAACCCCCGCCTGCGGACCGCCGTGGCCGCCGCCAAGGCGGAAAACATGCCCAAGGATAATATCGAGCGGGCCATCAAGAAGGGTACCGGTGAGCTGGAAGGGGTCGCCTACGAGGAGATCACCTATGAAGGCTACGGTCCCGGCGGCGTGGCGGTGATGGTGGAGTGCATGACCGATAACCGGGTGCGCACCGTGGCCGACGTTCGTTTTATGTTCAGCAAGGCCGGCGGCAACCTGGGAGAGAGCAACTGTGTTTCCTGGATGTTCGACCGCAAGGGCCAGATCCTGGTGGAGCGGGAGGCGACTTCGGAAGATGAACTGATGGAGGCCGCCCTTGAGGCCGGGGCCGAAGATGTGGTGGTGGAAGAAAGCACCTTCCAGGTGCTCACCGAACCCGACGACTTTGCCGCGGTGAGCGAGGCCCTGCAGGCCAAAGGGATTGCTTTTCTCGAGGCCTCCATTGCCATGATTCCCAAAAATACCGTGGAGGTCGGCGATGAACAAACCGCCCGGCAACTTATGAAGTTGCTGGACAGCCTGGAAGATAACGATGATGTTCAGCATGTGCATGCCAACTTCGACATTCCCGATGCAGTGATGGAGGCCATCTCCTGA
- a CDS encoding RlmE family RNA methyltransferase, with amino-acid sequence MKQVQDFYFRKARKEGYPARSVYKLEEAQQKFKLLRPGDKVLDLGCQPGSWSIYAARVVGRQGLVVGVDITAGPIKTRGGAPFHFVLGDITRESVQEKVRGICSRYRVLISDMAPRTTGNRWADQQQSLRLARTVLELAANWLQPGGHLYCKVFEGEDFQELVADVRRSFGKVKVFKPKSSRTESREVFLLAMDYKG; translated from the coding sequence ATGAAACAGGTTCAGGATTTTTATTTTCGCAAGGCCCGTAAAGAGGGGTACCCCGCTCGTTCGGTGTATAAGCTGGAAGAGGCCCAGCAAAAATTCAAGCTGCTGCGGCCCGGCGACAAGGTGTTGGATCTGGGGTGCCAACCGGGCAGTTGGTCCATCTACGCCGCCCGGGTGGTAGGACGCCAGGGGCTGGTGGTGGGGGTGGATATCACCGCCGGTCCCATCAAGACCCGGGGCGGGGCCCCCTTCCATTTTGTGCTGGGTGATATTACCAGGGAGTCGGTGCAGGAAAAGGTGCGGGGGATCTGCTCCCGTTACCGGGTGCTGATCAGCGACATGGCTCCTCGCACCACCGGCAATCGCTGGGCCGATCAGCAGCAATCTCTGCGCCTGGCCCGCACGGTGCTGGAACTGGCGGCAAATTGGCTGCAGCCTGGCGGCCATCTCTACTGCAAGGTCTTTGAGGGCGAAGATTTCCAGGAACTGGTAGCCGACGTCCGCCGATCATTTGGCAAGGTCAAGGTGTTCAAGCCCAAAAGTTCACGTACTGAAAGCCGGGAAGTTTTCTTGCTGGCCATGGACTATAAAGGGTGA